The following proteins come from a genomic window of Dromaius novaehollandiae isolate bDroNov1 unplaced genomic scaffold, bDroNov1.hap1 HAP1_SCAFFOLD_27, whole genome shotgun sequence:
- the LOC112995591 gene encoding olfactory receptor 14C36-like has product MSNSSSLNEFLLLAFVDMRKLQLLHFSLFLGIYLAALLGNSLIITVIVCEHHLHTPMYFFLLNLSLLDLGSISTTVPKSMANSLWDTRAISYLGCAAQVFLLVFLLSAECSLLTVMAYDRYIAICKPLHYGSFMGSRACVKMAAAAWASGFLNALLHTANTFSIPLCQGNAVEQFFCEIPQILKLSCSDSYLRELGVTVVSICLASGCFIFIVLSYVQIFTAVLRIPSEQGRHKAFSMCLPHLAVVSLFISTVLVAYLKPPSLSSPSLDLVVAVLYSVVPPAVNPLIYSMRNKELKDALRKLVQCQHQ; this is encoded by the coding sequence atgtccaacagcagctccctgaatgagttcctcctcttggCATTTGTGGACATGAggaagctgcagctcttgcacttctcactcttcctgggcatctacctggctgccctcctgggcaacagcctcatcatcacagtcaTAGTCTGTGagcaccacctccacacccctatgtacttcttcctcctcaacctctccctcctcgaccttggctccatctccaccactgtccccaaatccatggccaattccctgtgggataccagggccatttcctacttgggatgtgctgctcAGGTATTTCTGCTTGTCTTCTTATTGTCAGCAGAGTgctctcttctcacagtcatggcctatgaccgctacattgccatctgcaaacccctgcactatgggtccttcatgggcagcagagcttgtgtcaaaatggcagcagctgcctgggccagtggttttctcaacgctctcctgcacactgctaacacattttcaataccactctgccaaggcaatgctgtggaacagttcttctgtgaaatcccccagatcctcaagctctcctgctcagactcctacctcagggaacttggggttactgtggttagtatctgtttagcctctgggtgtttcattttcattgtgctgtcctacgtgcagatcttcactgctgtgctgaggatcccctctgagcagggccggcacaaagccttttccatgtgcctcccgcacctggccgtggtctccctgttcatcagcactgtattggttgcctacctgaagcccccctccctctcctccccatctctggatctggtggtggctgttctgtactcggtggtgcctccagcagtgaaccccctcatctacagcatgaggaacaaggagctcaaggatgcactgaggaaactggttcaatgccagcaccaataa